The Daucus carota subsp. sativus chromosome 2, DH1 v3.0, whole genome shotgun sequence genome includes a window with the following:
- the LOC108206678 gene encoding uncharacterized protein LOC108206678 gives MENQGDEAWDDTLLIKAFDKAISTFKAMHGKEGQKSTSTGGEDVGSEEQDTAALVSGSNEVPRDLETNVSTVSSKLETKGAVNLPQENISLLGKDGQSLQHEDGQNLHNGYSNTQYTEDYNHLLSQYYEVEEQRQKILNQLYQYGSWDYGGYDSSMQWGTNSASQEHQVPAQASCPTDTVVQRDRTSASQDNQVLKPQPQSSAAAHPCCSCICPCMLGPCTSLPACTSGTCAGEFGHNTSALSYNANSSSIGKDDLVNTALGAADRALSALKFKASGDANTSKDEEMKLETDIGKSAQSCSSKTDLSVVFNAWYSAGFYTCKYLMEQSAAKERQS, from the exons atggagaatcAAGGAGACGAAGCATGGGATGATACCCTTCTCATCAAAGCCTTCGATAAAGCCATTTCCACTTTCAAG GCAATGCATGGAAAGGAGGGTCAGAAGAGTACATCCACGGGAGGGGAAGATGTAGGCAGTGAAGAACAAGATACTGCAGCTCTTGTGTCGGGAAGTAATGAGGTTCCGAG AGATTTGGAGACCAATGTGAGCACTGTTTCATCAAAATTAGAAACAAAAGGGGCTGTCAATCTTCCACAAGAAAATATTAGTCTTCTGGGCAAAGATGGCCAAAGTTTACAACATGAAGATGGCCAAAATTTGCATAATGGCTATTCAAATACACAATACACAGAGGATTATAATCACTTGCTAAGTCAATATTATGAGGTTGAGGAGCAGAGACAAAAGATTTTGAACCAACTTTACCAATATGGATCTTGGGATTATGGAGGTTATGATTCCAGCATGCAATGGGGTACCAACTCAGCTTCTCAAGAACATCAAGTACCAGCACAAGCTTCTTGTCCAACTGATACTGTAGTACAAAGGGACAGAACTTCTGCCTCGCAAGATAATCAAGTGCTAAAACCCCAACCACAGAGCTCAGCTGCAGCACACCCTTGTTGCTCCTGTATATGTCCATGTATGTTGGGTCCATGCACTTCATTGCCAGCATGTACTAGTGGAACTTGTGCTGGTGAATTTGGTCATAATACCTCAGCATTGAGTTACAATGCAAATTCTTCATCCATTGGAAAAGATGATCTGGTTAATACAGCATTGGGAGCTGCTGATAGGGCGCTTTCTGCGTTGAAATTCAAAGCTTCTGGTGATGCCAACACAAGCAAAG ATGAAGAGATGAAGCTGGAGACAGATATAGGGAAATCGGCACAAAGTTGCAGCTCCAAAACAGATCTTAGTGTTGTCTTTAATGCTTGGTATTCTGCAGGCTTCTACACTTGCAA ATATCTCATGGAGCAGTCTGCTGCAAAAGAACGACAGAGCTAG